From the genome of Punica granatum isolate Tunisia-2019 unplaced genomic scaffold, ASM765513v2 Contig00635, whole genome shotgun sequence, one region includes:
- the LOC116191951 gene encoding tetratricopeptide repeat protein 1-like — MAVIEPEPEPEVTHQSEPKNVDPSVLSTSGDPDAASDGFQTASESGLDSDRDDGDNEDGKADPQQQPGGNLPETHSPSESAPPVTDPAANPLDDASIQDALAKSNKAKVEGNKLFGVGQYEEALSKYELALQLVPEMTSSVELRSICHANRGICFLKLGKNEDTVKECTKALELNPKYVKALLRRAEAQEKIENFEEAIADMKKILELDPSNDQARKAIYRLEPLAAEKREKMKEEMIGKLKEMGDSLLGRFGMSVDNFKAVKDPNTGSYSISFQR; from the exons ATGGCAGTGATAGAGCCAGAGCCGGAGCCTGAGGTCACTCACCAGAGTGAGCCGAAGAACGTGGATCCTTCCGTGCTGTCGACGAGCGGGGACCCCGACGCCGCCTCAGACGGCTTCCAGACCGCCAGCGAGAGCGGCCTTGACTCCGACAGGGACGACGGGGATAACGAAGACGGCAAGGCTGATCCTCAACAGCAACCCGGAGGTAACCTACCGGAGACGCATTCGCCTTCAGAAAGCGCGCCCCCTGTTACGGACCCTGCGGCGAATCCACTCGATGATGCTTCAATCCAG GATGCCTTAGCAAAATCCAACAAAGCAAAAGTCGAAGGCAATAAACTATTTGGAGTTGGACAGTATGAAGAGGCGTTGTCAAAGTATGAGCTGGCTTTGCAGCTCGTGCCGGAGATGACCTCATCAGTGGAACTACGATCTATATGCCATGCAAACCGTGGTATCTGTTTTTTGAAGCTC GGAAAGAATGAGGACACAGTCAAGGAGTGCACAAAAGCTCTGGAACTGAATCCTAAATATGTGAAAGCTCTACTGAGAAGAGCCGAGGCTCAGGAAAAGATTGAAAACTTTGAGGAAGCTATTGCTG ATATGAAGAAGATTCTAGAATTGGATCCTTCCAATGATCAAGCAAGGAAAGCTATATACCGCCTGGAACCACTTGCTGCTGAAAAGCGAGAAAAGATGAAGGAAGAGATGATCG GAAAGTTGAAAGAAATGGGAGACTCCTTGTTGGGTCGCTTCGGGATGAGCGTTGATAATTTCAAAGCTGTTAAAGACCCAAACACGGGCTCATATTCCATTTCGTTCCAGCGCTAG
- the LOC116191950 gene encoding RNA-binding KH domain-containing protein PEPPER-like has protein sequence MASGEATVNGSGYVPEYTIPPASSFDDAAANLIVPSHTSASAVETAIETAPSDFQLAAPAGEATPASASTAGPGTNGSDKKWPGWPGNCVFRLIVPVLKVGSIIGRKGELIKKMCEETRARIRVLDAPVGTPDRIVLISGKEELEAPLSPAMDAVTRVFKRVSGLPESEGDPKAASAAAAFCSIRFLVASTQAINLIGKQGSLIKSIQENTGASVRVLPEGDLPFYASADERIVEIQGEASKVLNAIEAVVGHLRKFLVDHSVLPLFEKTFNAAAQAQQDRPAETWSDKSLPPPVAQVGFGGTDYSLPAKREPLYLERESRLETQIATSGVSLYGQDPALSGIRSSRVGRAGAPIVTQVAQTMQVPLTYAEDIIGIGGASIAYIRRTSGAILTVQESRVLPDEITVEIKGTASQVQTAQQLIQEFISRHAEPVTSTYGKVDPGLRSYSQLGDSSYPSSGYSSQSYGGYGSSSLGGYSSFRL, from the exons ATGGCCAGCGGCGAAGCCACCGTCAACGGCTCCGGCTACGTTCCTGAATACACTATACCCCCTGCCTCTTCCTTCGACGACGCTGCGGCTAACCTAATTGTCCCTTCCCATACGTCAGCTAGTGCAGTAGAAACCGCGATCGAGACAGCGCCGTCGGATTTTCAGCTGGCTGCTCCGGCTGGTGAAGCGACTCCAGCCTCGGCTTCGACGGCCGGGCCGGGGACCAATGGCAGTGATAAAAAGTGGCCAGGGTGGCCTGGGAACTGCGTGTTCAGGCTGATCGTGCCAGTTCTGAAGGTCGGGAGCATCATTGGACGCAAGGGAGAACTGATTAAGAAGATGTGCGAGGAGACTAGAGCTCGAATCCGCGTACTTGATGCCCCCGTCGGAACTCCTGACCGCATT GTACTGATATCGGGAAAGGAGGAGTTAGAGGCACCACTGTCCCCTGCAATGGATGCTGTAACAAGAGTGTTCAAACGCGTGAGTGGATTACCTGAGAGTGAGGGTGATCCTAAAGCCGCTTCTGCGGCGGCTGCTTTTTGTTCGATCAGATTCTTGGTGGCATCTACCCAAGCCATCAATCTAATTGGAAAGCAAGGTTCGCTTATCAAGTCAATACAGGAGAACACTGGGGCTTCTGTTCGGGTATTACCCGAAG gagacttgccattttatgcCTCTGCAGATGAACGGATTGTTGAGATACAAGGAGAGGCCTCTAAGGTTCTTAACGCCATAGAAGCAGTGGTGGGACATTTGAGAAAGTTTTTGGTTGATCATAGTGTTCTCCCTCTCTTTGAGAAGACT TTCAATGCAGCGGCTCAGGCCCAACAAGATCGACCGGCAGAGACCTGGAGTGATAAGTCATTACCACCTCCAGTTGCTCAAGTAGGGTTCGGTGGCACTGATTACTCGCTCCCAGCAAAGAGGGAACCACTATATTTGGAACGGGAAAGTCGATTAGAGACCCAAATCGCAACATCTGGGGTTTCACTCTATGGACAAGATCCTGCACTTTCTGGAATTCGTTCTTCTAGGGTTGGCCGTGCAGGTGCTCCTATCGTGACACAG GTCGCACAAACAATGCAAGTACCATTGACATATGCTGAGGACATCATCGGTATTGGTGGAGCTAGTATTGCATACATTCGTCGTACTAGTGGGGCAATCCTAACTGTTCAAGAGAGCAGAGTGCTGCCCGATGAAATAACTGTGGAGATTAAGGGCACTGCTTCACAAGTTCAGACAGCTCAACAATTGATTCAG GAATTTATAAGCCGTCACGCAGAACCAGTTACAAGCACCTACGGGAAGGTGGACCCGGGTCTGAGGTCATATTCTCAGTTGGGCGATTCATCATACCCCTCATCAGGATACTCATCACAATCATACGGCGGGTATGGTTCCTCTAGTCTAGGAGGATACAGCAGCTTCAGGCTTTGA
- the LOC116191949 gene encoding protein CHLOROPLAST IMPORT APPARATUS 2-like — protein MSSFLSGGGRTYGFDLEIVKPRLTSPRTSPMSSSPTSTISESSNSPLSISTRKPRTPRKRPNQTYNEAAALLSQVYPSIFPADNPHKFSKLPCEFFPNEPESSDLFLPFREIDSSDNFLPIHDKPRFQTEQKLSPASGEIQSKASDLPEESQEDFDFDAESIILDEEIDEGIDSIMGNLGVGAGSIVEPTGGLPKSGARWEPGLGTGSRIGSMRVWKRAEEMSYWWNFPTVDVLEISPKLSSAPSPSAEKKTTTTTKKKAKKKAEKVKSLSELKTPEPPKEEPTPQPQAKPGLMLKLDYDGVLGAWSGKGSPFSDEAPGSDAPAADVSARLAQIDLFTENDIVREASVLRYKEKRRTRLFAKKIRYQVRKDNADQRPRMKGRFVRGPNSTTNDQR, from the exons ATGTCCTCCTTTCTGAGCGGAGGTGGGAGAACCTATGGTTTTGATCTCGAAATTGTCAAGCCCCGATTGACATCGCCCCGGACCTCGCCGATGTCCTCTTCACCCACCTCGACCATCTCGGAGTCCAGCAACTCTCCACTCTCGATCTCCACCCGGAAGCCTCGGACCCCTCGGAAGCGGCCCAATCAGACATACAACGAGGCGGCCGCCCTCTTGTCCCAAGTCTACCCCAGCATTTTCCCAGCAGACAATCCCCACAAATTCTCCAAGCTGCCTTGCGAGTTCTTCCCCAATGAGCCCGAATCCTCGGACTTGTTCCTGCCCTTTCGGGAAATCGACAGTTCCGACAATTTCCTGCCAATCCACGATAAACCAAGGTTCCAAACCGAGCAGAAGCTGTCGCCAGCTTCCGGGGAAATCCAATCAAAGGCCTCGGACCTGCCCGAGGAATCGCAGGAGGACTTCGATTTCGATGCAGAATCAATCATCCTCGACGAGGAAATCGATGAGGGAATCGACAGCATCATGGGGAATCTTGGCGTGGGTGCGGGTTCAATCGTCGAGCCTACCGGCGGATTGCCGAAATCCGGGGCGAGGTGGGAGCCGGGGCTTGGGACGGGGAGCCGAATCGGGTCGATGAGGGTATGGAAGCGGGCGGAGGAGATGAGCTACTGGTGGAACTTCCCCACCGTCGATGTCCTCGAAATCTCCCCCAAGCTGAGCTCCGCTCCAAGCCCGTCGGCCGAGAAGAAGACGACGACCACGACAAAGAAGAAGGCCAAGAAGAAGGCCGAGAAAGTGAAGTCATTGTCGGAGCTCAAAACCCCAGAACCGCCGAAGGAGGAGCCGACTCCGCAGCCGCAAGCGAAACCGGGGCTGATGCTGAAGCTGGACTACGACGGCGTCCTGGGCGCCTGGTCCGGCAAGGGCTCACCGTTCTCCGACGAGGCTCCGGGCTCCGACGCGCCGGCTGCCGACGTTTCC GCCAGGTTGGCTCAAATCGACTTATTCACGGAGAATGACATCGTTAGAGAAGCGAGCGTTTTACGGTACAAGGAAAAGAGACGCACACGTCTCTTTGCGAAGAAGATCAGATACCAAGTCAGAAAAGACAACGCCGATCAACGGCCCCGAATGAAG GGTAGATTTGTAAGAGGGCCGAATTCGACTACGAACGACCAGagataa